The Henningerozyma blattae CBS 6284 chromosome 6, complete genome genomic interval GTTGTTGCATTAAAATCATTTCCACTTCAAAAACAGAAGTACCAGATCCCTTGGCCACTCTAACCATTCTACTTGGTTCgtcaataaatattctacCATCAGATTCCAATTCTTGTTTTGTCATTGAATCCAATACATAcaccatttttttcatcttttgtGATGTTTCTTCTTCACTAACTTGACTCATTAAATTACCCATCCCTGGAATCATTTGAGCAATATTCGATAGGGGTCCCATCTTCATTATAGTTTGCATTTGTTTCTTGAAATCTAATAGAGTAAATTTACCttgttgaatattttcCATTGTAGCTTTAGTATCTTCTTTATTAGAAACGGTTTGAAATTGTTCTAATAAACTTTCAATATCACCAATacctaataatttagaaacaAAGGATTTTGGAGAGAATTTTTCGAAATCATGAATATGTTCACCAGTACcgataaaaataataggaGTATTTGTAGCAGCGACTGCTGAGATAGCACCACCACCTTTAGCATGACCATCCATCTTGGTCAAGATGATAGCACCGAAATCTGATGAATCTTTAAAGGCTTTAGATTGTTGTTCAGCAGCTTGACCAATAGAAGCGTCCAAAACCATAATGGTTTGGTTTGGTTTAACTACATTGGAGATTTCCACCATTTccttaaataattcttcttcttgaCGATGTCTACCAGATGTATCTACAATGATAATATCgaatttttcctttttaaatttggCAATACCTTCAGCAGCCACTTTAACTGGATCAGCTTCAGTATAAGAACCGAAAAATGGGATATGAGCTTTAATAgcattttgttttaattgatcAAAAGCACCTGCACGGAAAGTATCTGCACAAACCAACCCAACTTTGAAACCTCTCTTGGAATAATAAACAGCCAATTTGGTACATGATGTGGTCTTACCAGAACCTTGTAAACCTACAAACATGATAACATTGGTTTGTCTCTTTTTAGGCTGGAACGGTTGATCAGATTTATAATCTACTAAATTACAAAGTTCATCAAAGACTGTTtcttgaattaattttttagtttGAGCATTTGTTACTGAACTTGATGCGGTTTTACTTTCCATTAACTTcgatttaatattatttcgCATTTGAGAAACTAACTTGATGTTGACATCTGATTCTAATAATGCAGTAACAATTGTTTTTAACATGATATCCACAGTGGTGGTATAATCATCCTTCGAATTGGATAAAGCGCCATTGACGGCATTATTGATACGCTTCCCTAAAT includes:
- the SRP54 gene encoding RNA-binding signal recognition particle subunit SRP54 (similar to Saccharomyces cerevisiae SRP54 (YPR088C); ancestral locus Anc_3.395), giving the protein MVLADLGKRINNAVNGALSNSKDDYTTTVDIMLKTIVTALLESDVNIKLVSQMRNNIKSKLMESKTASSSVTNAQTKKLIQETVFDELCNLVDYKSDQPFQPKKRQTNVIMFVGLQGSGKTTSCTKLAVYYSKRGFKVGLVCADTFRAGAFDQLKQNAIKAHIPFFGSYTEADPVKVAAEGIAKFKKEKFDIIIVDTSGRHRQEEELFKEMVEISNVVKPNQTIMVLDASIGQAAEQQSKAFKDSSDFGAIILTKMDGHAKGGGAISAVAATNTPIIFIGTGEHIHDFEKFSPKSFVSKLLGIGDIESLLEQFQTVSNKEDTKATMENIQQGKFTLLDFKKQMQTIMKMGPLSNIAQMIPGMGNLMSQVSEEETSQKMKKMVYVLDSMTKQELESDGRIFIDEPSRMVRVAKGSGTSVFEVEMILMQQQMMARMAKGAQGAGGMPGMGAMPGMGGMPGMGGMPNIPGMPKISPQMMQQAQQRLRQNPGMMENMMNMFGGAGGMPGMGSAGGMPNMNDMMKMMQDPKMQEMARQFGM